The DNA window GGCGCGGTCGCCCGACCAGTCGACGTGGAAGGCGCCCTCCTTGTCGACCCGCCGGTAGGTGTGGGCGCCGAAGTAGTCGCGCAGCCCCTGCACCAGCGCGGCCGGCAGCCGCTCGCGGCGCAGCCCGTCGTAGTAGGCGAGCGCCGAGGAGAAGCCGGGCGTCGGCACGCCGATCCGCACGGCCGTGGTGACCACCCGCCGCCACGACTCCTGCGCCGCCGCGAGCGCGCCCGCGAACGTCGGGTCGGCCAGCAGCGTCGGCAGGTGCGGGTCGGCGTCGTAGGCGGCGCGGATGCGGTCGAGGAACTTGGCCCTGATGATGCAGCCGCCCCGCCAGATGGTCGCCATCGCGCCCAGGTCGAGGTCCCAGCCGTACTCGCGGGAGGCGGCGGCCATCTGGTCGAAGCCCTGCGCGTACGCCACGATCTTGGAGGCGTACAGCGCCTGCCGCACGTCCTCGACCAGCTCGCGCCCGTCGACGCCGGACAGGTGGGGCCCGGCGAGCGAGGCGGCGGCGGCCCGCTGCTCCGGATGGCCGGACAGCGCCCGCGCGAACGTCGCCTCGGCGATGCCGGTCACCGGCACGCCCAGGTCGAGCGCGCTCTGCACGGTCCAGCGGCCGGTGCCCTTCTGCTCGGCCTGGTCGACCACGACGTCCACGAACGGCCGGCCGGTCTCGGCGTCGACCTGCTCCAGCACGTCGGCGGTGATCTCGATGAGGTAGGAGCCGAGGTCGCCCTGGTTCCACTCGCGGAACACCCCGGCCAGCTCCGCCGGCGTCGTGCCGAGCGCCTGCCGCAGCAGGTCGTAGGACTCGGCGATGAGCTGCATGTCGGAGTACTCGATGCCGTTGTGCACCATCTTGACGAAGTGTCCCGCGCCGTCCGGGCCGACGTGCACGCAGCACGGCACGCCGTCCACCTTGGCCGCGATGTCCTGGAGGATCGGCCCGAGGGCCTCCCACGACTCGGCGGAGCCGCCGGGCATGATGCTCGGCCCGAGCAGCGCGCCCTCCTCGCCGCCGGAGATGCCGGCGCCGACGAAGTGCAGCCCCCGCTCGCGCAGCGCGGCCTCGCGCCGCCGGGTGTCGGCGTAGTGGGCGTTGCCGCCGTCGACGATCATGTCACCGGGCTCCATGAGCGCGGCGAGCTGGTCGATGACCGCGTCGGTGCCCGCGCCCGCCTTGACCATGATGATCGCCCGCCGGGGCCGCTTGAGCGAGGCCACGAAGCCGGCCAGGTCCTCCGACGGCACGAACGTGCCCTCGCCCCCGAACTCCTTGACGAGCTGCTGCGTGCGGAAGTGCGAGCGGTTGTGCACCGCGACGGCGTAGCCGTGCCTGGCGAGGTTGCGGGCCAGGTTGCGCCCCATGGTCGCCAGGCCGGTGACGCCGATGTCTGCCAAGTCCATGTTCAAGCTCCTCTTACCGGGAATACGCATGATCCAGCCCGGGAGTTCGGCTTTTTGTTCCGGGCGTCAGTCGTCGAGCCGCACGCCCAGCTCGTCCAGCCGCTCCAGCATGTCCGCCGGGTCGGCGTAGACCCTGAACGCGCCCGTGCGTTCCAGCTCGTCCCTGCCGTACCCGCCGGACAGCAGGCCGATGCCGAGCGCGCCCGCCCGGCGGGCGGCGAGCAGGTCCCACACGCTGTCGCCCACCACCATGGCATGGGCCGGGTCCACCTCGACCAGCGCCGCTCCGGCGAGGAACAGGTCGGGGTCCGGCTTGGCCCTGCGCACCAGGTCACGGGTCACCATCGGCGTGTCCTCAGGCAGGCCGAGCAGGTCCAGCGCGAGCCGCGCGGTACGGGCGTAGCCGCTGGTCGCGATGGCCCACGGCACGCCGCGCGAGGTCAGCTCGGCCAGCAGCTCCGGCGCGCCGGGCAGCGGCCGCACCGAGCCGGCCTGCTGCTCGTACGCCTCCATGTGGGCGACCTGCAGCCGCTCGATCTGCTCCCGCGTCAGCTTGAGCCCGGTCTCGCGCAGCAGCGCGCTCACGAACAACCCGCCGCTCATCCCGATGCGCCGGTGGATCCGCCACACCGACAGGTCGATCCCCATCCCCGACAGCGCCTGCCGCCAGGCGATCACGTGCTGGTAGACGCTGTCGATCAGAGTGCCGTCGAGGTCGAACAGAAACGCCGGGGTGGGCGCGTGAGGGAACTCCGTCATGGCTCCATGACACCATGGCCGGATGCGGATCATCATCGCGGGCGGACACGGCAAGATCGCGCTGCGCCTGGCCGCGCGGCTCAGGGAGGGCGCGGTCGGCCTGGTGCGCAACCCGGCGCATGTGGCCGACGTCGAGGCGACCGGCGCGCGGGCCGTGGTGTGCGACCTGGAGCGGGCCTCGGTCGAGGAGGTCGCCGGGATCGTCCGCGGCGCCGACGCCGTCGTGTTCGCGGCCGGCGCGGGGCCAGGCAGCGGCGCGGCCCGCAAGGACACCGTCGACCGGGGCGCGTCCGTGCTCCTGGCCGACGCCGCCGAGCGGGCCGGGGTGCGGCGCTTCATCCAGATCTCCTCCATGGGCGCGGGCAGGCCGCCCGCGCCCGGCGGCGACGAGGCGTGGGACGCCTACATCACGGCCAAGACCGCCGCCGAGGACGACCTGCGCCGCCGCGACCTGGACTGGACCATCCTGCGCCCCGGCCGCCTCACCGACGAGCCGGGCACCGGCCTGGTCCGGCTGGCCCCCGAGGTGCCGCCCGGCGCGGTGCCGCGCGACGACGTGGCCGCCGTCGTCATGGCGCTGCTGGACAACCCGGGCACGGCGCGGCGCACGTACGAGCTGGTCTCCGGCGACACCCCCGTCATCGACCTCGTCGCGACGGAGTGACCGCCCGCCGCCGCAGGTTTTGCCGAACGCTGGCATTGCCTCGCGGTGTCGGCGGCTAGGAGCCCTTCAGAACGTGAGAGGGGACATCCATGACGGACATGCCGTTCAGGTCGTTTTTCGGCGGAGACCCGTTCAGAGGGTTCGAGGAGCTGACGGGCCGGGTGTTCGGCGGCATGGAGGGCTGGCCGCCGTCCCGTCCCGGCGTCCAGCGGGTGGACGTCGGGCGGCTGCTCAGCGCCTCGGCCAGGGACGCCCTGCAGCAGGCCGTCGAGAGGGCCGGGCAGCGCGGCGCCCCCGACCTGGACGTGCTCGACCTCCTCGGCGCCCTGGCCGACGTGGACGCCACCCGGGCGCTGCTGCGCACCGCCGGCGTGGACGTGGACCGGCTGCGCGAGCGGGTCGGCGAGCTCGCCGCGCGGGGCGAGGCCCCCGAGCCGCCCACCACGCTCTCGCCGGCCGCCAAGCGCGCGATCCTGGACGCGCAGCGGATCTCGCGGGCGCTGGAGTCGTCGTACATCGGGCCCGAGCACCTGCTGCTCGCGCTGGCCGCCAACCCCGACTCCACCGCCGCCCGCCTGCTGCGGGAGCAGGGCGTCTCCGCCAACGAGCTGCAGCAGGCCCTCATGTCCGCCGCGGCCCGCCCCGGCGACGGGGCCCGCCGCGGCGCCGGCGACACCCCGGCGCTCGACGAGTACGGCCGCGACCTCACCGAGGAGGCCAGGCAGGGCCGCATCGACCCGGTCGTCGGCCGCGAGGACGAGATCGAGCAGGCCATCGAGGTGCTCTCGCGGCGCACCAAGAACAACCCGTGCCTGATCGGCGAGCCCGGCGTCGGCAAGACCGCGATCGTCGAGGGCATCGCCCAGCGCATCGTGAACGGCGGCGTCCCCGACACGCTGAAGGACCGGCGGGTGATCGCCCTGGACCTCACCGGCATGGTCGCCGGGTCGAAGTACCGGGGCGAGTTCGAGGAGCGCGTGAAGAATGTCGTCGACGAGGTCCGCGCGCACGCCGACGAGGTGATCGTCTTCATCGACGAGGTGCACACGCTCGTCGGCGCCGGCTCGGCCGAGGGGGGCATGGACGCCGCCAACATCCTCAAGCCCGCCCTGGCACGCGGCGAGCTGCACGTCATCGCCGCCACCACGATCGACGAGTACCGCAAGAACATCGAGAAGGACGCCGCGCTCGAACGCCGCTTCCAGCCGATCCTGGTCGCCGAGCCGACCGTGGAGCAGACGGTCGAGATCCTGGCCGGGCTGCGCGACGCGTACGAGGCCCACCACCAGGTCCGCATCACCGACGAGGCGCTCGACGCCGCCGCCACCCTCTCGGCCCGCTACATCACCGACCGCTTCCTGCCCGACAAGGCCATCGACCTCATGGACCAGGCCGCTGCCCGGGTGCGGCTGCGCTCCCGGACGCCCGGCAGCGACGTACGCGAGCTGGAGGGACGCCTGGACGCGCTGCGCCGCGACAAGGACCAGGCCGTCTCCTCCGACGACTTCGACCGGGCCAAGGAGATCACCGCCCAGATCGACAAGCTCCGCCCCGAGCTGGAGCGCGCCCGGCGCGGCCACGACGACGTGCCGCAGGTCATGGTGGAGGACATCGCCGAGGTCGTCTCGCGCCGCACCGGCATCCCCGTCACCCAGCTCACCGAGCAGGAGCGTGACCGCCTCATGCGGCTGGAGGAGCACCTGCACGAGCGCGTCGTCGGCCAGGACGAGGCGGTCACCGCCATCGCCGAGGCGGTCCGCCGGGCCCGCGCCGGCCTGTCGGACCCGAACCGGCCCATCGGCAGCTTCCTGTTCCTCGGCCCGACCGGCGTCGGAAAGACGGAGCTTGCGCGGGCGCTGGCCGCGGCCCTGTTCGGCGGCGAGGACCACATGGTGCGCGTCGACATGAGCGAGTTCCAGGAGCGCCACACGGTCTCGCGGCTCATCGGCGCGCCGCCCGGTTACGTCGGCTACGAGGAGGCCGGGCAGCTCACCGAGGCCGTACGGCGCCGCCCGCACTGCGTGATCCTGCTCGACGAGATCGAGAAGGCCCACCCCGACGTCATGAACATCCTGCTGCAGCTGCTCGACGACGGCCGCCTCACCGACGGCCAGGGCCGCACCGTCGACTTCAGCAACACCATCGTGATCATGACCAGCAACATCGGCGCGCAGCTCATCCTGGAGGCGGCCGGCGACCCCGGCACGCTGGAGGGCCGGCTCATGGAGCTGCTGCGCCGCTCGATCCGCCCCGAGCTGCTCAACCGCATCGACGAGACGATCATCTTCAAGCGCCTCGAACCGGGTCAGCTCCGTCAGATCGTGGACCTGCTGCTGGAGCGCACCCGGCAGCGGCTGCGCGGCCAGAACGTCACGCTGGAGGTCACGGACGCCGCCAAGGACTGGCTGGTGCGGCGCGGGCACCAGCCCGAGTTCGGCGCCCGCCCGCTGCGCCGCACCGTCCAGCGCGAGCTGGACAACCGGCTGTCCACCATGCTGCTCACCGGCGAGGTCACCGAAGGTGGCAAGGTCACGGTGGACGTCGAGGGCGACGACCTCCAGCTCCGGGCGCACGCGCCCGCGCAGGCCGGGTAGGGGGGAGCCCGGTCAGCCGAGCCCGGTGAACGCGGTCAGCCGAGCCCCGTGAACGCGGTCAGCCGAGCGCGTCGCGGGCCAGCTCCCCGCACTCCTCCAGCGTCAGTCCCGCCAGCGCCTCGCGGACCAGGGGGACGCAGGACGGCGCCATGGACAGGCTCGTCACCCCCAGGCCCACCAGCAGGGGGGCGACGGCCGGGTCGCCCGCCGCCTCGCCGCACACGCCGACCGGCTTGCCCGCCTCCCGGCCCGCGGCGGCGCACGCCCCGATCAGGCCCAGCAGGGCGGGCTGGCGCGGGTCGAGCAGGTCGGCCAGGGCCGGATGCTGCCGGTCGGCGGCGAAGGTGTACTGGGCCAGGTCGTTGGTGCCGATGCTGAGGAAGTCCACCTCGCGCAGCAGTTCGGCGGCCCGCAGCGCGGCGGCCGGCACCTCCACCATCACGCCCGCCCGCGCGATGCCCGCCGCGCGGGCCCGGCGGGCGAAGCCGGCCGCCTCCGCGGGCGTCGTCACCATCGGCGCCATGACCCGCACGTCCGCGCCCGTCGCGCGGGCCGCCTCGGCGATCGCGGCGAGCTGCGCGTCGAGCACGCCGGGCAGCAGGCGGTCCACGCGCAGCCCGCGCACGCCCAGCGCCGGGTTGGGCTCCTCCGGCAGGCCGAGGAAGGGCAGCGGCTTGTCGGTGCCGGCGTCCAGGGTCCGGACGATCACCGGGCCCTCGGCCCGCTCGAACACCTCGGCGTACGCGGCCGTCTGCTCCTCCTGCGAGGGCGCCTGCTTGCGGTCGAGGAACAGGAACTCGGTACGGAACAGCCCTACGCCCTCCGCCCCCGGGCGCAGGTCTGCGGCCGAGCCGATGTTGGCCAGCAGGCTGACCGGATGGCCGTCGGCGGTCCGGCCGGGGCCGGTCGCGGCCGCCAGCCGGGCCCGTTCTGCGCGGTCGCGCTCCATGACCTCGGCCGCCTGCTCCGGGGTGAGGCCGAGGGCGATCTCGCCGCTCGCGCCGTCCACGCCGACGATCGTGCCGTCGGCGACGTCCGCGACGGCCGGGCAGGCGACCACGGCGGGCAGGCCGCGCGCGCGGGCCAGGATCGCCGTGTGGCTCGTCGGGCCGCCCCGCTCGGTGACCAGCGCCAGCACGTCCGGGCCCAGCCCGGCGGTGTCGGCGGGGGAGAGGTCGCCGGCGACCAGCACGTACGGATGACCGGGATCGGGCAGGCCCGGCATCGGCAGGCCGAGGGCGGCGGCCACCGCGCGGTGCCTGAGGTCGTCGAGGTCGGCGGCCCGCTCGGCCAGGTAGCCCCCGAGGGCGGTCAGGGCGTCCCGGTGGCCGGTGAAGGCGGCGTCCAGGGCGTGGGCCGCGTCGGCGCCGCCCCTGGCGCGGCTCTCGGCCTCCTCACGCAGCATGGGATCGTCGGCGATCATGGCGAGCGCCTCCAGGATCTCCGCCGCCTCGCCGCCCCCGCCCGCATGGGAGCGGGCGGCGGCGGCGCGCCGGTTGAGATCGGCGGCCACCGCCTCCAGCGCCTTGACGGCGGTGGCGGCCTCGGCCTCCGGATCGGCGACCGGCCGCGGCGCGGGCAGGCTCGGCGGGCCGGCCATCCGCACGAGCGGACCGGCCGCCCGCCCCTGGCTCACCCCGAGCCCGCTCAGCCGCCCCCCGGGCCCGGCCCACCCCGTCCCCGTCTCACGCATCGAGGGCCTCTTCCGCGCCGGGACCCGCGCCCGGACCCGCGCCGTGTCCTGTGTCCTGTCCCGTGCTCCGCTCCGTGTCCAGGTCGCGCGACAGCAGCGCCGCCAGCGCGTCCAGCGCCTCCTCGGCCCCGGGGCCGTCCGCCTCCAGCGTCACCGCCGTCCCCTGGACGGCCCCCAGGGACAGCACCCCCAGCATGCTGCGCGCGGGCACCGCCTTCTCGCCGAGCCGTACCGTCACCGGCACGCCCAGGCGTGCCGCCTCCTGCACGAACAGCTTGGCGGGGCGGGCGTGCAGCCCGCTGGCCGAGGCCACGGCCACCGTTCGCTGTGCCATGACGAAAGCCTCCAGGTTGTCAGGGTTCGATGGTGACCTTGATGGCCGCGCCCCGGCTGACGAGATCGATCCCGTCGAGCACGCCCGGCAGCGGCAGCCGGTGGGTGATCAGGTCGGCCACCGGCACCGCGCCCTCCGCCACCAGCCGCAGCGCGGCGGCGTTGTGGGCGGGGCTGGAGCCGTTC is part of the Nonomuraea coxensis DSM 45129 genome and encodes:
- the gndA gene encoding NADP-dependent phosphogluconate dehydrogenase is translated as MDLADIGVTGLATMGRNLARNLARHGYAVAVHNRSHFRTQQLVKEFGGEGTFVPSEDLAGFVASLKRPRRAIIMVKAGAGTDAVIDQLAALMEPGDMIVDGGNAHYADTRRREAALRERGLHFVGAGISGGEEGALLGPSIMPGGSAESWEALGPILQDIAAKVDGVPCCVHVGPDGAGHFVKMVHNGIEYSDMQLIAESYDLLRQALGTTPAELAGVFREWNQGDLGSYLIEITADVLEQVDAETGRPFVDVVVDQAEQKGTGRWTVQSALDLGVPVTGIAEATFARALSGHPEQRAAAASLAGPHLSGVDGRELVEDVRQALYASKIVAYAQGFDQMAAASREYGWDLDLGAMATIWRGGCIIRAKFLDRIRAAYDADPHLPTLLADPTFAGALAAAQESWRRVVTTAVRIGVPTPGFSSALAYYDGLRRERLPAALVQGLRDYFGAHTYRRVDKEGAFHVDWSGDRAERPA
- a CDS encoding HAD family hydrolase gives rise to the protein MTEFPHAPTPAFLFDLDGTLIDSVYQHVIAWRQALSGMGIDLSVWRIHRRIGMSGGLFVSALLRETGLKLTREQIERLQVAHMEAYEQQAGSVRPLPGAPELLAELTSRGVPWAIATSGYARTARLALDLLGLPEDTPMVTRDLVRRAKPDPDLFLAGAALVEVDPAHAMVVGDSVWDLLAARRAGALGIGLLSGGYGRDELERTGAFRVYADPADMLERLDELGVRLDD
- a CDS encoding SDR family oxidoreductase — translated: MRIIIAGGHGKIALRLAARLREGAVGLVRNPAHVADVEATGARAVVCDLERASVEEVAGIVRGADAVVFAAGAGPGSGAARKDTVDRGASVLLADAAERAGVRRFIQISSMGAGRPPAPGGDEAWDAYITAKTAAEDDLRRRDLDWTILRPGRLTDEPGTGLVRLAPEVPPGAVPRDDVAAVVMALLDNPGTARRTYELVSGDTPVIDLVATE
- a CDS encoding ATP-dependent Clp protease ATP-binding subunit; this encodes MTDMPFRSFFGGDPFRGFEELTGRVFGGMEGWPPSRPGVQRVDVGRLLSASARDALQQAVERAGQRGAPDLDVLDLLGALADVDATRALLRTAGVDVDRLRERVGELAARGEAPEPPTTLSPAAKRAILDAQRISRALESSYIGPEHLLLALAANPDSTAARLLREQGVSANELQQALMSAAARPGDGARRGAGDTPALDEYGRDLTEEARQGRIDPVVGREDEIEQAIEVLSRRTKNNPCLIGEPGVGKTAIVEGIAQRIVNGGVPDTLKDRRVIALDLTGMVAGSKYRGEFEERVKNVVDEVRAHADEVIVFIDEVHTLVGAGSAEGGMDAANILKPALARGELHVIAATTIDEYRKNIEKDAALERRFQPILVAEPTVEQTVEILAGLRDAYEAHHQVRITDEALDAAATLSARYITDRFLPDKAIDLMDQAAARVRLRSRTPGSDVRELEGRLDALRRDKDQAVSSDDFDRAKEITAQIDKLRPELERARRGHDDVPQVMVEDIAEVVSRRTGIPVTQLTEQERDRLMRLEEHLHERVVGQDEAVTAIAEAVRRARAGLSDPNRPIGSFLFLGPTGVGKTELARALAAALFGGEDHMVRVDMSEFQERHTVSRLIGAPPGYVGYEEAGQLTEAVRRRPHCVILLDEIEKAHPDVMNILLQLLDDGRLTDGQGRTVDFSNTIVIMTSNIGAQLILEAAGDPGTLEGRLMELLRRSIRPELLNRIDETIIFKRLEPGQLRQIVDLLLERTRQRLRGQNVTLEVTDAAKDWLVRRGHQPEFGARPLRRTVQRELDNRLSTMLLTGEVTEGGKVTVDVEGDDLQLRAHAPAQAG
- the ptsP gene encoding phosphoenolpyruvate--protein phosphotransferase; the encoded protein is MRETGTGWAGPGGRLSGLGVSQGRAAGPLVRMAGPPSLPAPRPVADPEAEAATAVKALEAVAADLNRRAAAARSHAGGGGEAAEILEALAMIADDPMLREEAESRARGGADAAHALDAAFTGHRDALTALGGYLAERAADLDDLRHRAVAAALGLPMPGLPDPGHPYVLVAGDLSPADTAGLGPDVLALVTERGGPTSHTAILARARGLPAVVACPAVADVADGTIVGVDGASGEIALGLTPEQAAEVMERDRAERARLAAATGPGRTADGHPVSLLANIGSAADLRPGAEGVGLFRTEFLFLDRKQAPSQEEQTAAYAEVFERAEGPVIVRTLDAGTDKPLPFLGLPEEPNPALGVRGLRVDRLLPGVLDAQLAAIAEAARATGADVRVMAPMVTTPAEAAGFARRARAAGIARAGVMVEVPAAALRAAELLREVDFLSIGTNDLAQYTFAADRQHPALADLLDPRQPALLGLIGACAAAGREAGKPVGVCGEAAGDPAVAPLLVGLGVTSLSMAPSCVPLVREALAGLTLEECGELARDALG
- a CDS encoding HPr family phosphocarrier protein — its product is MAQRTVAVASASGLHARPAKLFVQEAARLGVPVTVRLGEKAVPARSMLGVLSLGAVQGTAVTLEADGPGAEEALDALAALLSRDLDTERSTGQDTGHGAGPGAGPGAEEALDA